In the Leishmania major strain Friedlin complete genome, chromosome 16 genome, GCTGTACCTGCTCGTCAGTATGCTTAGTAAGCTACCCAGCTCTTGTTTTCAAGAAGCTACTCTGGATTAATATTGCGTGTAGATGCAACAGGGAAACAAAACAAAGTCAAAGCTCGCTGCTCACCATGGGAAAGCCGTGGTATGAATTCAATTCCGCTCTCGGAAAGGTGAGAGTCATGGTTCTCAGCGCTACCGATTCGCCGTATGTGCACCTCTTGATTTTCTTCTATCTTTCCTTTCCCGCTTCCTTCTTTCTACTCTGCAACGAAGGCTTACAGTCACATCCTTGCCTAAGCAAATGGATACCAAAGTCAAGGAGCCGGAAGGGCCGTGCAACCTCGAATATGTCCGTCGGTACACTCAGTCTCTTAACTACCcgctggagaagacgagCGATATGTCTGAGGAGATGCGAGTTGACTGCAAAGAGATCGTGGTCAACGCGTTGGAGAAGCACGAGGATAGCTACGAGATGGCTGCCAAGTACGTCAAGGAGCAGATGGACAAGAAGTTTGGACCTTCCTGGCATTGCGTTATTGGAGAGGGATTCGGATTTGAGATCACCTATGAGGTGAAGCACCTGATGTACATGTTCCACAGGGGTTTCATTGCTATTGTTGTGTTCAAGGGCCTCTAAGGTGGTGTTTATAGCACTTTGACTTCTCATGTATACAGCTTTACGGAGGAAACGCAAGAAATTGAGCTGCTATCTCAGCGAGCCACGGCTACAATGACGTGGTTTATCTGCGCAGGTCGGAATCCTCAGCGCAAAAGGTGTCAGAGATATCATGGATGACAACTTGTCCTCCTTTCGATTTGCCAGTGCTTtctctatgtgtgtgtgtgtgcgagcggAGTATTCGTGAGGCTATGCCGTCATTGTGCCCCCCACTCTCTCTTGTTGAGCGAAAGAACCAGTATCTTTCTGACCACCACGTTTTCAAGTACCACAGTGATGGCCAAGGAGTGGCTGATCTTCGCCTTGGGCACTAACAACTGGCAAGGGCCAGGGCAGTTTGCTCCTGGGTCTGGCATTCTCCACCAGGGCCAGCACATTGCCATGAACTCACTGGAAAAGTGCCACTGCTACTCGATTTGGCCCTCTGATCTCCAAAAGACCCCAACGGATCGTGACGACTACCGCGTGTACGAGATTCCTCACCCGATTCCGATCTGTGAGAGTGTCGGACCACAGAGCAGCAAGAGATGGCACTCTATGACCGACGAGGAAGTAACAAGCTACTGCGACAATCTGCTGAAGGAGTGCACTGACTTCATCGAGTACATCGAGAAGAAGCACGGCAAGCGTATCAACCTCTTTCTCGCTCATCATTGCTTCATGAATCCTGTGATTATGTCCGAGATCAACGAGCGTCGTGTGGCACAGGGGATTCCGAAGGTGCCACTTGTGGTCTTCGCGCATGGCACAGCTCTCAAGATGTACGAGAATGAAATTAACAAGTTACCAGAGTTTCCTATGAAGTACTACGACTGGATTCGCGGCACGAAGAATATCTTTGAGAGTACTGGTCATGTCTCCGGTGTTTTTGCCGTCTCGGCACCGCAGAAGAATAGCTTTGAAAAGCTGTTCCCACTTTTCCCCCAAGAGCGCGTCGCCATCACACCCTGCGGCTACAACCAGCTGGTGTTTCATCGAATACAAGGAATGACACGCGAAAAGGCTTTCGGCCACATGCCCCAGGCTCTCTACGACGGATTCGATGCCACCCAGCTGTCACCCGTGCAGCGCCACGTGGCTTCTGATCAATGTATTCCTGACGTGAACGCTTACGACAGAGTCGTTGTTTTTTGTGGCCGCTTTGCTCACTGGAAGCGGATCGACTCCGTCCTAAAGGCTGCCAGTAGGTGGGAGAAAGAGGACAAGAGGATCCTTACTCTGATCTTTGGTGCCGGCTCTCAGGAAACTCGAAAGCTGTATGTGGACATGGCCTATCAGACGCTGGGGCTGAAAGACACCTTCTTCCTGGGACCTCAGAGCCAGCCTGATCTGGCCAACGTCTACACTGTCGCGGATGTTTCTGTGTTCCCGAGCCATGATGAGCCCTTCGGACTTGTGTTCATCGAATGCATGGGGTGCGGAACACCTGTGATCGGTGCCAAATCCGGTGGCCCGCTGGACTTTGTCAACGACGAGGTTGGTGCCTTGGTGGACGAAGGTACAAACGACGAGGTTGCCGAGCGTGTCTATGCTGCGGTGAAGCAGGCTCTCGCGGAGGACTGGAAGAAGACAAAAGGTGCCCAATGCGAGCAGTATGCGCTCAAGAAGTTCAGCCTCGCCTCACAGGCGGAACTGATGCTTGAATTCGTGGAGAGCCACTTTACCAAGTGATATGGTCGTGTGTGAAATATTTCTAGAGAGCTAACAGAACTCGTTCTCTCCGCCTGTTTCTTTTCGCCCCCTTTTTCACTTCCATACACAAACGCCTTCGTTTCATTCGTTACTTTTCATGTAATTGCAAGTGATTTTATCAGTGCGGCCTCTTCTTTGAGGCTGAAGGTGTGAATACTTTGATCTATTCAAACACAGCTCTATTGCTGGTGATTGTGTTCTTACCTTATTATCAAAAACCGAAAACTGTTCTCTTCCATCTATCACCATTGACCAAGCTCTTGCTTCTCACTAGTGTCCACTCAGCGGTCACAGCTCGATTTTCATCTCGCCGCGCGTCTCTTTTCTCATGGCTGTCACACAGTGCGCACTGAGAGACTTGCGCTATCGTGCGCGTTCTCTTCCCAGTCCTCAGGTGGAAAAGCAGCAAGTTTCCTGCATCGCAGCCCAACGTACTTGCGCTCGCCCTACAACAGCGTCTTCTTTCACTTTGTCTACTTCATACTTTCTTTGCCTCACTTTCCCTCACGTGGTTGACAGAAACTCATTGAAAGCGAAGCAGCCCCAAGTGATGAGGCTTCTGAGCAAAGTGATCGTCGGAACCACCTGCGTCACGGTCTTCTGTGGCAGCGCCTACGTGGCTGCAATCACTCTTGCTCCACCCCCAAATTACACAGTAAGCAACAATGACCGGCTGAAAAGTTACGACAAGCTGTCCATCAACAATCTGTATGAGAAAAAGACGAAGTGTCAAGAGTTTTACCTGGGTCTCagtcggtggcggcggaagaTGTTACGGGACGAAGGCCTGCTTCGCGGGCGGGTGCTGGAGGTTGGTGCCGGGTGTATGGGAAACTACGCGTACTACCCCCACAAGTACTTCAGTGACGATCCGGAGGTCCAGCGACACTTGAGGGGCATGATGGGCCGCAGAGACGATACCCAGgcagcaggcagcggcgacaaCTCCACTAGCTACATGCTGCAGCATATTGGGAAGGAAAACCCGTGTGACGAGATCGTGCTGTGCGATCGGTCAGCCGGCATGGTTCAGTCGTGCATCGCAAAGATACAGAGTCGGCTGGGCTACGCTCCGTATCGGTACCCCGACTACGACATTGCTGGGATTCGAAATTCGATTGAGGCGCGTGTCCGCACTCAGCAGGACGCAAGAAGGCTGGGGCCCGACTCAGCTGACAAAGCCGCTTTGCGAAAGAGAAAGATTGTGCGTGAAGACGGGACCGTACAGGAAGTACTGGTGACACCCCTGAGCGGGACTGAAGAGGAAGAGTTCCTGGAGGCAACATCCTCGCAGACGAACTTGGCTGGCGATGCCATAATCGTGCCTGTGCTGCAAGCGCTTGACACCGGCGACAAACTGCCGCTTCTCTCCAAGGAAGGGGAGGCCACACTGGCGCGACGTGAGCGCGAAGTTCAGGCACGCGGGGAGTTTCGACGCCAGGTCGAGAGCGAGCTTCAGCGCGAAGAGAGGCTGAGCATGCTCAAGCGTGGACGCGCCGACGTCTCTGCTGCCAATGCTTCAACGGCTGAAAAGAACCGACTGGTCGAGGCGCCTCCAGAGCTTCGCGGTGGCAATCGTGAACTTGAAAGGCAGCCCTTGTTTGCCGTAGCCAACTACGCCGCTGAGCAGCTCCCTTTCCCCGACAACAGCTTCGACACTGTGGTGGACATGTTTGGTCTGTGCAGTTTCGACGACCCAGTGCGAGCTTTACGTGAGCTGTCGCGCGTGTGCAAACCGGGAGGAAAGCTGCTTCTCATCGAACACGGAAAGGGCCACTCTACTCGTGTTAACAATCACCTGGATAAAtgggcgccgcagcacgcgaAGAGCTGGGGGTGCTGGTGGAATAGGGATATTCGGCGCGTGATTCGCCTGAGCGGGCTCTCTGTGGAGAAGTGGGAAAGCAAGCACTTTGGGACGTCGCACTACATTATCGCAAAGCCGTACAAATCTATGGAGGAGTGGGACAGGTTCGAACTGCAGCGCAAGCAGCAGGCGACGAAAGCTGCCGTTTagcggagcagcagtgccttTTCCGGAAAGGAGGCACAACGCCTCGGCGTGTGCTCGAAGTGGCGCAGGTTAGAGCACCCCGgttgtgtctctctctcaacGTACCGTCGCTTTCGTACCCAATGGTGTACGTATGCGGCTTCTCGTGCTTGTTTTGTGGAATGATAGGGCACGCGTGTatcgcacagcagcgcccgcACGAGTTTCAGTGTCTGAAGTGTGGCACATGGTGTGTTTGCTTTCGCTGCCTCGCTGTCGCGAGCTGCGCTCACATCTTCGTTTAAAGCAAGGGATCTTCTGAGCGGGGCATGCCGTGTAGCTCTCCAGCAGTGCTCTCCACGAACAGTCCAACTCTCTTTCCGTGTTTCTCTTGCTCGTGTGGTGACTACCTCTTTTACTGACGCAGGGAAGCACGGCGGCCTACTggcagtcgcagcaccgcggcagcggcgagacCGCCCCTGGGCTTCGCATTCCCAAgcgacccccctccctcccctcgctgTTCTCTGTGCTTTCTCTTGGGCTGCTTCTTTGGCAGCGTTTCCTCTCATGCCCCTCTTTCCCGTCCTcctctttgttttctgttCTGACCGGACGCTAGCGGCAACTGCTGTTGAGTACAGCTGGTGCCTTCATTCACGAATCGACATCCTCACTCTCGCAGTCTTGCTCTTTTCCTCGACACTCCCCTCTCCGACATCGAAGAAATGGCAGTGGCGTACCCGAGCGAGGAAGACGAGAGCGTGCTGGTTGGCTTCACAGAGTTTTTTACACAGCAGGAGGGCGTGCATGCGCTTCTTCGCATCACCGAGCAAGATGTGCAAACAGTGAGGAGCGCATGCAGTTCTGTGCTAGCGCATCTCAGCAGCACAAGTCGACTTATTCTTGCCTCCGTCCCTCTCAATCAGGCAGAGGCCGCTCAGCTTGTCATGGGAAACAATGGCAGAGACACAGCGTATCAGGTGGGCAGCGTCTATCCTCACGTGCTACAGCACAGCAGTCCTATGGGATACAACATCACCCTGTCCGAGTCTGCAGgggctgcaccaccgctgcttcACCACCCAAAGTCGTTTCTAGGGTCGCAGCTCGACGCAATCGACTTcatggcggcggagctggaaAGCGCCAAGGACACGCTGCTATCGTTGAACGCGAGGTACGCATACTTGTGGACCACGAATGTGGACGAGCTGCGCCGGTACATTGCACAAGACGACAGACGTCAGAAGATGCAGCAGCCGATGTGGAAGCATGCCCAGATGAGGGCCGCTCCGATTGAGGAGGAGACGCAGAAGAGGCCAGCACATAGCCCCACGGATGAAGTGGGACTGAGAGACGCAGCACCTCAGCAGGGTGACGCGCAGGGCATAACTGAGAGGGCACCGAAGAAGGACCCTCAAGCAGAGGCGCCCTCTGAGTCATCTGCGCAGGCGCCAACGTACcgcacgctgctggcgctggaCCCTTCGCAGCTGCCATCGAAGCAAGTCCAGCGAAGCTTCATGAAGTTCATTCAGGCGTGCTTGTCTCTGCTAGAGTGGACGGACAGCGTCTTAGGGCTGCTCTCTGGCAGAGACGATGTGCCAAAGGCTGGTACATTCGAGGTGTCGGGGCAGCGGGAGTCGTCGCAGCGCCGAGTCGACACGGCTCGCGAGGCAAGCGAGCAAAGACCGACAAACCAGGCAACCACATCAGCTGGTGGGCGCCCCGGCACCAAGACTGTGCGTGTTTTCCGCTACGAGATACGCGACGTGAGCCACATATACGACATGTTATATCAGCAGGCGGAGTGCTTCTATCTCCCAGAGTACGCCCTGTATGATGCACGCATAAAGCAACGACTCCTGCATCCGTCCTACTACTACTCCCTGCGCATTCTTATCGAGGACGCAACGACTGAGATGACTCGGCTGGAACACATCACTGCCTCGCGGGCGGATTTGGTGCGCGCCGACGCTGGGCAGTCGCCGTTTGAAGCGTATCGACGCGGCGCCTTTGTCCCCTACCCGGAGTTCTTAGGAATGCGCGTGAGCCCATCCTTGTCTGCTGTGCACGACAGGGTAGCCCTGGAAGGCGGTGAGCCAGCCAGGATTGTCTTCCGGCCTGCGCTGCCTCAGTTCGCGTTTCTTCGCAACACGCTGCGGGTGCTTCTTAGCGTCTGCATCAACGAGGACGACCGAACGAGTTTCAAGCGCTATGAGGAGCTGTACCAGACGTTTGTGGGAAGCGCCAGGGATGCAGTGGTGGAGCTGCAACATCTCCCAaagcctccccctccccttctcgAGCCTGCTGCACAGAGCATGTTTGGCCATCGACTTGCCTGGACAGCTGGCCGCCCGCACTTCGAGCTAGTATTAGTTTCCGACGAGAGCAGCGCGCAGGAGGCGAGGTCGGGTGGCAAAGTGGCGTGGGTGATATCCGCTGAGGACCGCGGCCGATTGCACGCCGGATTTGAGGCGTACTGGGAGTTGCGGGACGGCGTGCACTCCCTAAAGCTGTCTCTCGACAAGGACATTCGCCGCAAAGATAAGACTCACCGCACTCGTGTGCTTGACGCCTGCGTCGCACGTGAGAAGGACCTGGTGGCGATCGCGGCCCTCGAGCGCGAGCGGGAGCTCCAAGAGGCGGAGCTCCGCTCCCGACGTGAGAGCGGTGGCTGGTTGGGGGCGGCACGAGCGTCACTGCGGTCACTGGCTGGGATCGCCACCTGCAAGGCCGAGGTTCAAATGGAGGATCTCGGCATTCCGACGGCCCCGGAGCGCGACGATGCTGGTGCCGACATGACGACCACCTCGCCCTACCACGCGGAGAAAACGTTGCTGCAGGAGAGCGTGAATCGACTCTGGAGCGCTGTGGAGGCGCACGGTGTGCACATGGAACGCGAGTACCCGGGCCTGTTCTACCGCAGCGAGAGGCAGCGTTGGGCGAGGCGTGTCAGCTCATTGATCGAGAAGGTTAACGCAGTCGGCGTGGTCTTCTCTCCTTGAGTGGCGTTCGCGTGCTGACGGAGAGAGCGTTTTGGCTGGCCATGGCGTCCTGAGGTATGCCCGCTTTGTATCTCTTCGTAGCTGCGCCTTTGTTTCCCCCCCCACTCTCCGGCGTAGTGGCCTCCACGCCAACCTCGTAGACGTCGCTTTTCACGCGCACTGGTTCTCTCGCTTACACTCACACCCGTTCTTGCTCATCGTCGTACGCACAGACGGAGATGTCAGCGACAGCCATGAAtgacagcagcaacaaagcaacagcaacagcaccagcaccgctcCCCGATAGCCTTAGCGgcttgctttttttttttttgcgactttctcccccgcctctcgcaccgttttttttttcgttgaGTTTGTTCTTCTCTTCCATGCCAACGTTAGGCGCCGATGTCCCTGTTTCACATACGCGTACGCAACGCACATGCGGACgggcgcgcacacaagcgcagaaaaacacacgcacggcacCGGAGAAGCAGGGAGCGCATGACAactacgcacacacgccacacacatacacacacagagagagaagcgccTAGTCTGTCTTTTTGTTCGTTTttttccctccccctttttctctcttcttgtgCGTGCCTTTCCACTTCCGCCGACATGATTTCGTCTGGGCCTCCCTCTGTCTACCTGGCGCGTGGATGCACACAGCTACAGACGCACGTCTTTGTGCACAAACGTACGCAGACACGCGTCTCACGTGCTCATGGTaagtcccccccccctcataTAACCTCTGTCGTGTGATACGTTGATCCTCTTTCGCTTCATCTCGCTTAGCTTCGACCTACGGTGTTTGACTGTTGTGTGCGACTGAGGCAATGCTTCTGCATAGTTGTGCATATCTGCGTACATATATGTCTCTATATGTGTAGAAACCAATGAAAAGTGAGACATAGGGAGGTAAATAACACCCAACAAGGCGGAAGTTTCGGTCagaggtgcgtgtgttgtgttCTCGGAGAGATGCGGCGTTGGCTGTTTACAAGATTCAGTAGGAGTAGGGTCAAGGGTGATGGTGGTAGTGGGCGGTACGTAAAGTGTCGACGGGTTGCAGTCGCTTCGCTGTCTTCATGTGGTACACACATAACACTTACTCGGTGTCCCTCcgctttttctttgtttttttttttttttgtggcgGGTACGTGCTTTTGTCCTCACGTCTGTCTTGTCTCGCTTCGTGCCAAGTCTTTCGCGTTTGTTCGTGTTCATGTGTGCCTGGGAGGATGCGTGCTGCTTTCCCATGTCGCTCTGTGCCATGTTATTCCGGacgacaaacaaaaaaacaatCTCTCCCTTTTCGCTTTTTCGCTCTCCGTTGGCGGAGTACCTCTGTTCTACAACACACTTTTTTTActtgttgttttcttgcCCGCAACCTCATTCCCTACAGTAAGATGGTGAGCGAGTGAGaccgtgtgtgcgtgtgtgtgtgtgtgggtgggttCATCTACAACAACAATCAAAACTAGTGGGGGTGATGCAGCTAcaaacgaaaaggaaaaatCGATCTGACACGCACAGCGATTTCAAaacaggagagagagcgagggatcggaggaggaggggtggggggaagaAGTTGCAGTAAAGGGCACCAGGTCCACTAGAGCTGATCGTTGCACCTCTTTTTCCTGCTTTCTTTTCCACCACTTGATTAACGCCACGCTCAAAGCCTGCATTGCCTCCCGGGTGCCGGCGCGCATCTAAATCACTTTTCTGATCGCTCCTTGGGCATTTCGGCTAACGCAGCTAGCGCAGACGCactccgtgtgtgtgtgtgtgttggtgggtggaggtggcgggcGAGGCATAGTTctgtgagggggggggagtacCAGTGgccgagagggagagaagggtcCGTCGGGGGTGTCGCACCCCTTCCACCGTGCGTGGCATGAGCGCTTTCATAAGCCGCATCGCTTCTGCTTCTTTCGCTTGCTTGTTGGTCTCGCCACCgtttcacacacacacagacacacaggcccacagacgcacgcgtTTGCACCGCCaaaggggggcggggggggcaCCGCTGAAACCCTCAGCAGCGCTAGACGGACTGCATAGTATCAGCGGTTGTCTCTCACTGAGACGACggcctctccccctcgcttTGCTTCTTCTATCCCCCACAGTTGCGCCCTTTACTTCTCCACAGCACGCTTGCTATGTAATTTAGATAGGAAGAGCTCAAGGAGCTCTACGCGGATGGCAGGCCGAATCTGCGTATCACGAGCCTCGTCTATCAGGAGAGCTGCGCTACTTCCAAGAAGGTGGCAGACCGCTCCTATCGAATCTCTCTATGTTTTTTTCAACGCGACCCTTCTGCCATACGGCACGAGCTCAACTCTACCTCCCTccgtcacaggcccccatgGCATGGTGCGAAGAAGCCGTCGACACACACCGGGGCGGCAATGCACCGACTCAGCCATTTGAGCGCAGCCCCTTCCTCAAGCTTTCACCCCTCACGCACGCCTCAAAGCGCTTTTCGTTACCCCAACGCTGCTATgacggccaccaccaccaccaccaccaccaccaccatgtGTTGCGCGTCGGCGGTCCGATTTCGCCACTTTGTAGGGACTCGAGCCTGTCTACAAGTAGGTCCTTCTTTTCTGGCGGCGGGGCTGATACAGTGTCCATGGAGCAATGTGGATGGAGGATGCACCGCACACGGCTGCCTACACCCGCAAAACGCAGGAAGGCAGATTTTTGAAGGACCGTCACTCACaccgaaaaggaaaagacgCACATGTGCAGCAGTGTCCAACCCTGAGTCACCGCGGCGCGGAGGGGAGGACGCTCTTGTCCGACCTTTCTCTTCTTCACCATTCCCTCTCACCTCGCTATCATCTCTTCTTACCCTTCTTTCACGTTCTCTGCCGAATCACGGACAAACCTCGACTACGACGCgtcaacaacaacgaaaactTGCACTACCGACGCCGGTGACACGATACCCCATCAACGGTatcaccacacacacaaacacacatgcgtcacacatacacgcgaAGAGCTCAAAGGAAGCGACACTGTGTCTTGTTTCCTGGCGAAATTATAGAGCTTCGTTGACgacttcctcctccttcctcctgcCGTATCGCCCTGCTTCACATCTTTCTgttctctcccttttttttaaccctctctctttttttaCGTATTTATTTTCGTTCCATTTGGATAGACGGACGAAAGCCACTcttgccccccttccctaTCCCCttctcaccaccaccaccaccaccactcccgCCGCCCCTTTCCTGCCTTtcgcaccccctccttcaCTGGAATCTCATCATTGTGCGTCGTGCGCTTATTTATGTTTATTTGTTCGTCTTGGTCCtacccccttctctctctgtgtgtgtgtgtgtgtgtttgtgtgtgcggtaACGTACGCCGATGCTCGAGCGCAGGTGATTcaacgaaaaacaaacagAAGCGAAGGAAAACACGACACGCGTCGCTCTCCCGCTGTGGAAACTTTCTCTATCCCTGAACGTGCTGTGTTGGTGTCGCGCGCACACATtcaaagcagcagcggcagcgaaaCACGGCGGTTGAACCCAGGGAAAAGAAAGCGGGTTTGTCATCGACGACCGCGTGCGCATAGTCATACGTATACGTTTacagaagagagaaagacgggCTCATCTTCTCATAGACACTTGAAAAAGAGCAAAGGGCCAAATCGGGAGCGTGCGTGGGGTATTGAAGAGAGCGCAAGCGGAGACAGACTCGAGAAGCTGCAGAGGAGTGAGCGACAGGAGCAGtaacggcagcggcagtgagAGACTGTTTGTGTTTTGGTGTGTTTCGCATATCTTTCTACCCTTTTGTGTCTTCGCTGAGTGAGCGAGAATCAGGATTCAGCGATCGCAAGGAGGGAAAAAGGGTCCCACGCTTGCACGTGTCGGCGCCTTCGACAAGTATCGTCAGCGCGTGTTCGTTTTCCTTTACTTCTTCagtcttttgtttttgtgttgttttcTTTGCATCCGTTCGCTTCATTGGCTCACTGCcttgtctctcttccttGTGTAGGGGCTGTCTTTCACTCCTCAGATCTTCCACACCTCTGGCCGACACGAAGAAACATAGAAAGCGTTTTTCCCCCTCCTTACGGCCCCCCTTTgctcctctgtgtgtgtgtgtgtgtgtgtctgtgtccgtGCTCGAGATGTCGGAGCGTCGTGGTAC is a window encoding:
- a CDS encoding sucrose-phosphate synthase-like protein gives rise to the protein MAKEWLIFALGTNNWQGPGQFAPGSGILHQGQHIAMNSLEKCHCYSIWPSDLQKTPTDRDDYRVYEIPHPIPICESVGPQSSKRWHSMTDEEVTSYCDNLLKECTDFIEYIEKKHGKRINLFLAHHCFMNPVIMSEINERRVAQGIPKVPLVVFAHGTALKMYENEINKLPEFPMKYYDWIRGTKNIFESTGHVSGVFAVSAPQKNSFEKLFPLFPQERVAITPCGYNQLVFHRIQGMTREKAFGHMPQALYDGFDATQLSPVQRHVASDQCIPDVNAYDRVVVFCGRFAHWKRIDSVLKAASRWEKEDKRILTLIFGAGSQETRKLYVDMAYQTLGLKDTFFLGPQSQPDLANVYTVADVSVFPSHDEPFGLVFIECMGCGTPVIGAKSGGPLDFVNDEVGALVDEGTNDEVAERVYAAVKQALAEDWKKTKGAQCEQYALKKFSLASQAELMLEFVESHFTK
- a CDS encoding putative dynein light chain, with amino-acid sequence MDTKVKEPEGPCNLEYVRRYTQSLNYPLEKTSDMSEEMRVDCKEIVVNALEKHEDSYEMAAKYVKEQMDKKFGPSWHCVIGEGFGFEITYEVKHLMYMFHRGFIAIVVFKGL